GGCGAGTACGCCACGGTTGCGGCGCCGGAGCAGCACTGCAAGTGGGCAGAGGTGGCGGGCTTCGTCAGGCGCTACGAGCTTGAGGACAAGCATTGTCTGGAAGTCGGCTGCGGGCGGGGTTACTTCCAGGATCTCGTGGCCGACTACACCGGCCTGGACCTCAGTGCGGCCGCGGGCACGTATCTGCACAAGTCCTTTGTCCAGGCCTCGGCCACGGCTCTGCCGTTTGGCGACAACGAGTTCGATGCCGTCTGGACGATCAATGCCCTGGAGCACGTGCCCGGGCCGGAGGTGGCCCTGGGCGAGATCCGGCGTGTGCTCAAACCCGGTGGGCTGCTGCTGCTCAGTCCGGCCTGGCAGTGCCGCTGGTGGGCCGCCGAGGGTTATCCGGAGCGCCCCTACAGCGACTTCGGCTGGCGCGGGAAGCTCATCAAAGCCGGCATCCCGGT
This window of the bacterium genome carries:
- a CDS encoding class I SAM-dependent methyltransferase, with protein sequence MSSDSDHSPGQRGTDAALEFYEVSYAHGEYATVAAPEQHCKWAEVAGFVRRYELEDKHCLEVGCGRGYFQDLVADYTGLDLSAAAGTYLHKSFVQASATALPFGDNEFDAVWTINALEHVPGPEVALGEIRRVLKPGGLLLLSPAWQCRWWAAEGYPERPYSDFGWRGKLIKAGIPVLNSVAWRALQVAPRRLWRAAQWGLMRRPIGLRYRHLKPNYKHLWMPDGDAVNCMDPFEAILWHVSRGDVCLSHPTGRSQFLVRTNGIVFRIRK